GCGCCGCCCTGATGGCGGCGGCCGGGCGGCTCGCGCCGGAGCGCCAGCGCGGCCTGCTGCTCGCCGGGGGGGCGGCGGGCGTGGCGGCGGCCTTCAACACGCCGCTCGCCGGCATCGTGTTCGGCATCGAGGAGCTCAGCCGCGCCTACGAGGCCAAGACCTCGAGCCTGATCCTCGGGGCGATCATCGCGGCGGGCCTGACCTCGCTCGCGCTCGTCGGCAACTACACCTATTTCGGCACCACCGCCGACACCCTCCCGCTGCGGGCCTGGGCCGTGGTGCCGCTCTGCGGCATCCTCGGCGGCCTCGCCGGCGGGCTGTTCAGCCGCATCGTCATCGCGGTCTCCCGCGGGCTGCCCGGCGCGGCGGGGCGGTTCGTCTCGGGGCGGCCGGTGCTGTTCGCGGGCCTGTGCGGCCTCGGCGTCGCCCTGTGCGGGCTCGCCACCGACGGCCACGTCTACGGCACCGGCTACGAGCAGGCGAAGGCGCTGCTGCACGGCACCGCCGACACCCATGCCTGGTTCGGCCCCCTGAAATTCGTCGCCACGACGCTGTCGTCGATCAGCGGCATCCCGGGCGGGCTCTTCGCCCCCTCGCTAGCGGTCGGCGCGGGCTTGGGGGCCGAGATCGCCGGCCTGTTCGCGGACGTGCCGGTCGGGGCCGTGGTGCTGGTCGGGATGGTGGCCTACCTGACCGGCGTCCTGCAGGCGCCGATCACCTCGTTCGTCATCGTGGCCGAGATGACGGAGAACCACGCCCTGGTGATTCCCCTGATGGTCGCGGCGCTCCTCGCCGACGCGGCCTCGAAGCTGGTCTGCCCGGAGGGGCTCTACCACGCGCTGGCCGAGCCGATGGTCGCGCGCATCACCGGACGCCGGGCCCGGGAGCCGGAGGTGAGCGGTCCGGCGTGAGGGAGGTGGCGGAGCAGGACTTCGACCGGGGAACGTAGCCCTTCCGGCCCGCCTCACAGGGTCTTTCCGGGGCCGCGAAAGCGGAGCCCGGAATCCAGAGACACAAGATCGTTTGGAAAAGATCCGACCGCGTCCCGCCCTGTACTGCACCGCTCGGCGCTCCTGGATCCCGGGTTCCGCTGTCGCGGCCCCGGGATGACGCGGCGGGTGTGAACGGCGTCGGTCCGGTCGAAAATCAAGGCCAGGTTATCAGCCCGATCCCTCCCGGATCACCCGCCTCAGAACGGCAGGATCCCGAACTCGGCGACGCGGCGGTTATGCTCGGCCCAGAGACGCATCATCTTGGCGAACAGGCCCGGCTTCGCGGAAGCCCGGGCGGAGGCGACGGAACGGGTCGCGGCGATCGACGGCGAGGAGGCCATGGGTTCGGCTCCGAGTTGAGAGGTGGGGTGGAACTCTGTGGTTCCTGTCCCCGACCATGCCGCCGATGCTGCGTCGCAGCAATCGATCATCTCGCAGCTGCGATATGCAGCAATCGCATGCAACTGGCGTCATCATGCCGAATTGCCCGCCAATCATGCATGATATGCCTGACTGGCGGGCGTTAAGCTTCTCGTGAAGGCTGTATCTCAGCCGTCGATGGCGGTCAGGTCGACCTCCGTGGTGATCGTGCCGAGGATCCGGGCGCGGGCGTGTTCCAGGGCCTCGCAGGCCTCGGTCAGGGTCCGCAAGGGGGTGCGGCCCCACTCGGTCATCAGCACCACGCCGTCGAGGAGCGGGGCCAGCGCCACGGTGGCGGCCGAGCGGCCGACCGGCGGCAGGTCGACGATCACCACGTCATAGGCGTCGCAGAGGCTGGTGAGCAACGCCTCCATGGCGGGCGAGCCGAGCCAGTGGGGCGAGGGCAGCAGCTCATGCGCGAGGGGCAGCACGTCGCACCCGTCGGTGAGGGCCGTGACGTGCGTGCGCCAGCTCTCGGACGCCCGGGTGCCGAAGCCGCGGAGATCCGCGACGATTCCCTCGCCCGTCCCGGATTCGCGCAGCACCGGGTCGGCGGAATCGGCGTCGATCACCAGGGCGCGCGCCCCCGCGGCGGTGTAGAGCCGGGCGAGCTCGATCGCCGCGAGCGCCTTGGTGCGCCCGCAGGTGCGCCCCGCCGCGGTGAGGCCGATGGTGCGCAAGGGCACGGCGTGGTTGGCCGAGGCAAGGGAGAGCCGGGTCCATTGCAGTCCCTCCGCCAGCCCGGCGCAGAGCCGCGCCTCCTCGGTCAGGCCGCGGCGGCGAAGCCCTGAGCGCCCCGCCGGCCGGGCCGGGATCCAGCCGAGGCAGTCCCGCCCGGTCGCGGCCCGGACCTGGCGCCGGGAGCGGGCGCGCCCGTCGAGGAACAGGCCCGCGACCCCGACCATCACGAACAGCCCGGCCCCCGCCACCGCCCCGGCCGGCATCGTCAGCCGCAGACCGGGATTGGAGCGGAACAGCGGCCGGGTCGCCGCGGTGATGACGCGGGAATCGGCCACCGGGGCGCTCTGGCGCTGCACCGCCTCGGCCAGCACCACCAGCAGGCTCTCGTAGACCTTGCGCGAGGTCTCCGCGGCGGATTCGAGCTCCTCCAGCGTGCCGGGTTCGTCGTCCGCCGGCGCCCGGGGCACGATCTGGCTGCCCGCGCTCGCCACCGGCCCGTCGGCATCGTCGCGCCGGCCGCGCCGGATGCGGTAATTGTGGGTGGCGCGGAATTCCTGCACGGCGCGGATCGCCGTGTTCATCTGACTCCGGAAGCGGTCGACCCGCTCGTTGAGCCAGTCGGTGGCGAATCGCGAGGCCTCGATGCGGGCCTCCATCTTCTCGCGCAGGAACTGCTCGACCACGGCGTTGACGATGTCGGCCGCCTTCTGCGGGTCGCGGGCCGAGAAGGTGATGTCGAGGGCGTAGGCGAGACCGGCGCGGCGCACGTCGAGCCGGGCCGCGAAGGTATCGAGCAGGCGCCGTTCGGCCTCGAGGCCGCTGTCGGCCTCCGCCTCGGCGCGCCCGGTCGCGCCCTTGAAGGCCGCGCGGGCATTCTCGAACAGGGCGACCGCGCGGCCTTGCGCCGCCGCGGCCCAGGCCGGGAGCCGGAGGCTCGCGCCGGCGAATTCCGGATCGCCCCGCAGGCCGAGCTTGTCGATCACCATCCTGGCGACCTTCTCGGAGCGCAGGATCGCCACCTGGTTGGCGATCTGGCCGGTGTCGATGGCGAAGCGCGCCTCGCCGCCGGGCTCGGCGAAGAGCGGCGGCATCTTCGAGTCGATCACCAGCTGCGCCCGGGCGGTGTAGACCGGGGTCGAGGCCAGCGCGTAGAGGGCGCCGAGCGCCGCCCCCGCGAGGGCACAGGCGAGGATGCGGGCGCGGCGGCGGCGAAGGAACGCGAGGATGTCGCGAACCTCGAGGCTGCGCGTCTCCGGCGGGTCGTTCCGAAGGCGGGGGGCGAGGGACGGGTCGGTCCAGATCGGGTTGTTCAGCAAGATCGCGCTCTCTTCGGCTCGACCGCGGCGGGGGATCCGGGATCGGCGGCTCCCCCGCGGGCGCTGGTGGCCGCCGCGGACAACACCCGGGGTCTCTCGATCCCGAGGCGCCGCCCGTGACCCTCCGAGGTGTACGTCCGGCATGGCCGGCGCCGGAACGCCGCGGAACGGCGTAGGCGCGGCCCGGAGGCGCCCGGGCGGCGGAGGCGGGGATCCGCCGATCGCCCGTCTCGTACCCCTTCGGTCCGGCCTCGCCGCCCCCGCCTCCTCCCGAAGGCGGCGGCACTCCTCCGGAGGGTGGAGGACCGGCCCGCTCCACCCGACCCGGCCGGTCGAGGCGGCCCGGGCCCGCCGCCCCCAAAGCCGGTGCTGCCGGGCGGCGCGGCCGCGGCCTAGGCTTCCTCTCGATCCTCTTCGAGGCCGAGCCCGAGCGCTCGGCGAGGCCCGCGAACCGATAGACAGGAGCCCGCCCGCATGCCGATCACCGACGTATCCCTCGAGGAGGGCGCCAGCATCACCCATCCGGACCTCGTCGATCTCGCCGGCTGCCGCATCGGCGCCGGCGCCCGGATCGGACCGTTCGTGCAGATCCGGTCGGGCAGCCGCATCGGCGCGCGCTGCAAGGTCTCCTCGCACAGCGTGCTCGGCCCCGCGGTCGAGCTCGGCGAGGGCGTGTTCGTCGGGCACGGGGTGGTGATCGGCGACGGTGGCGATCAGCCGACCCGGATCGGCCCCGGCGCATCGCTGGGATCGCGCGCCACGGTCCTGCCCGGCGTCGCGATCGGCCGGGGCGCGATGATCGGCGCCGGCGCCGTCGTCGGCGGCGACGTGCCGGATTTCGCCCTGGTGATCGGCGTGCCCGGCCGGGTCGTGGGCGACGCCCGCGACCGGCGCGGGCTCGAACCGCACGACCCGGCCGGGCGCCTCGACGAGGTCTCGGCCGGCTAAGAAGAGACGTCGGGACAGCAAGCCCGGCGGGGTTACATCGGGCAGCTCCGCCGGGCTGGTCACGGCCCGTCAGCGCGTCGCCGCGGCCGTCGGGATTCCGGTGACCTGCGCCGCGGGCTCCTCGCTCAGCCCGCGGTACAGGACCCCGCCGAGCGCCCCGCCGATGATCGGCGCGACCCAGAACAGCCAGAGCTGCGCCACCGCCCAGCCGCCGACGACGAGGGCCGGGCCGGTGCTGCGGGCCGGGTCGACCGACAGGCTGGTGATCGGGATGCTGACTGCTCCGTCCCCGGGGAGGCCGCCATCCCAACGAGGACCGCAACTGCCGCCGCGCATTCCTCGGCGTCGAGTTCTAGTTCGTAGCGCCAGCCGGCGCCCTCGCGGTGATACGCCTCGATCCGGCGCTGGTCCTGGGCGACGAGGGCGAAGTGGCGCAGCTCGGGCAGGCGCCGATTGGCGAGCCATTTCCGGCCGCGGTCGTAGCGTTCGGTCGCGGGGGATAGGACTTCCAGGATCACGGTCGCGCCGGCCACGCCCTTCGTGTCCGGATCGGGCACGATGCCGTCGCCACACGCGACGAAGACGTCCGGATAGAACCGCGCGTCGCCGGCTTCGAGCCGCATCGTCTCCCGGAACGAGGCGCCGGGTCAGGGCGTGATGCGCGGTCGAGCCCCCGACCACCATGCGAAAGATCCGGCCATCGATATATTCGAGCCGCTCTCCGTCCTCCTCCGCCGCCGCGCAGAGACGGTCGTAGCCGTCGAGATCGACGGGCGTGCCGCACCGCAGAGCGGGCAGGCCGGAACTCCGAGGATGAGGACCGGCGCGATCGTAGGCGAGGGCTCCGCGGTCCGAAAAGCCCTTGCCGGGAAGGCGGGCGCGTCAGCGCCGCCCGAACAACCGCTCCACGTCCGACAGCTTCAGCTCGACATAGGTCGGGCGGCCGTGGTTGCACTGGCCGGAGAACGGCGTCGCCTCCATCTCGCGCAGGAGCGCGTTCATCTCCTCCGGCCGCAGGCGGCGGCCGGCGCGGATCGAGCCGTGGCAGCTCATCCGCGACAGGACGGCGTCGAGGCGGCGGGCGAGCGGATCGGCGCCGCCCTCCGTGAGCGCGTCGACCACGTCGGTGAGGAGCGCGCGCAGGGAGCCGCCGGCGAGCGCGGAGGGAACCTCGCGCACCAGCACCGCGCCGTGGCCGAAGGCTTCGAGGACGAGGCCGAGATCTTGCAAGGAGTCGGCCGCGTCGGCGAGCCGGTCGGCCTCCACGGGATCGAGCTCGACCACCTCGGGAATCAGCAGGATCTGCCGGGCGATGCCGCCGCCCGCCCGCTCGCGCTTCAGCCGCTCGTAGACGAGCCGCTCGTGGGCGGCGTGCTGGTCGACGATGACGATGCCGTCCCGGGTCTGGGCGACAATGTAGGTCTCGTGCAGCTGCGCCCGCGCCGCGCCCAAGGGGTGCCGCTCGGCGGGATGAGGGGTCGCCTCCGGCGCCGGCACGCGCTGGTCGGCGCTCGGCAGGGCGAGGTCGCCGGAGAAATGCGCCTGGCGGCCCTCGCCGAAACCCTCGGGGGCTCCCTCGTAGGCGGCCTGGTCCGGCTCGCGGGCCTGCCACGGGGCAGAGGCGGGATCGGCGCCGAAGCCCCCGCCGAAGTCGCGCTCGAACGCCTCCGGCCGCCCCGAGCCGGCCTGCCGGGACGGCGCCGTCTCGTCGCGGCGCGAGAACAGGCTCGCGGGCGGGCGCAGGGGCATGGAGGCCGGCACCGGCGCCTGCGCCGGCCGCAGGCTCTCCAGGGTGCGGGCCGCGACCGTGGCGGAGCTGCGCCCGCCCTCGCGGCGCAGGGCCTCGTGGATGGCGCTGACGATGAGCCCGCGCACCAGGCCGGGATCGCGGAAGCGCACCTCGGTCTTCGCCGGGTGGACGTTGACATCGACGAGGGCCGGGTCGCAGGTCAGGGCCAGCGCCAGGACCGGATGGCGGTCGGAGGCCATCACGTCGGCATAGGCGCCGCGCACCGCCGAGAGCAGCAACCGGTCGCGCACCGGCCGGCCGTTGACGACGAAGTGCACGTGGGTGGCGGCCGCCCGGTGGAAGGTCGGCAGGCCGACATGGCCGTCGAGGGCGAAGGCCTCGCGCTCCAGGCTCAACGGGGCCGAGTTCTGGCCGAATTCCGGGCCGAGCACCGCCACCAGCCGGCGCAGCCACGAGCCCGGACCGGTCTCGGCCGGGAAGACGAGGCCCGTGGACGAGGAGCCCTCGCCCGTCAGCGTGAAGCGGATCTGCGGGTGGGCGACCGCGAGGCGGCGCAGGATCTCGCCCACCGCCGTCGCCTCCGCCCGGTCGGACTTGAGGAATTTCAGCCGCGCCGGAGTGGCGGCGAAGAGGTCCGTCACCTCGATGCGGGTCCCGGGTTGGGCAGCGGCCGGGCGCACCGGCCCCTTCTCGCCGGCGTCGACGACGATCACGTGGCCGGTCTCGGCCCCGGGCACCCGCGAGGTGATGGCGAGCCGCGCCACCGCGCCGATCGACGGCAGCGCCTCGCCGCGAAAGCCGAGGGTGTCGATGCGCTCCAGATCGCCGTCCGGCAGCTTCGAGGTGGCGTGGCGCTCGACCGCGAGCGCGAGGTCCGCCGCGCTCATGCCGCCGCCGTCGTCGACGACCCGGATCAGCTTGCGCCCACCGGCCGCGATCGTCACCGCGATGCTGGAGGCCCCGGCATCGACCGCGTTCTCGACCAGCTCCTTGACCGCCGAGGCCGGCCGCTCGACCACCTCGCCGGCGGCGATGCGGTCGACGAGGACCGGGTCGAG
This is a stretch of genomic DNA from Methylobacterium sp. 17Sr1-1. It encodes these proteins:
- a CDS encoding chloride channel protein; translated protein: MRGLRGRLSGSRDLAGIWVRRGLFVIGGIAVGGAAVLMAYLADAAQAGFRAVLGISPLIALVLTPVGFGVAALLARTVFPNSQGSGIPQVIAARDIEDAALRHPLVSLRTAAGKIVVMTLGLLCGASTGREGPTVQVGAALMAAAGRLAPERQRGLLLAGGAAGVAAAFNTPLAGIVFGIEELSRAYEAKTSSLILGAIIAAGLTSLALVGNYTYFGTTADTLPLRAWAVVPLCGILGGLAGGLFSRIVIAVSRGLPGAAGRFVSGRPVLFAGLCGLGVALCGLATDGHVYGTGYEQAKALLHGTADTHAWFGPLKFVATTLSSISGIPGGLFAPSLAVGAGLGAEIAGLFADVPVGAVVLVGMVAYLTGVLQAPITSFVIVAEMTENHALVIPLMVAALLADAASKLVCPEGLYHALAEPMVARITGRRAREPEVSGPA
- a CDS encoding Wzz/FepE/Etk N-terminal domain-containing protein is translated as MLNNPIWTDPSLAPRLRNDPPETRSLEVRDILAFLRRRRARILACALAGAALGALYALASTPVYTARAQLVIDSKMPPLFAEPGGEARFAIDTGQIANQVAILRSEKVARMVIDKLGLRGDPEFAGASLRLPAWAAAAQGRAVALFENARAAFKGATGRAEAEADSGLEAERRLLDTFAARLDVRRAGLAYALDITFSARDPQKAADIVNAVVEQFLREKMEARIEASRFATDWLNERVDRFRSQMNTAIRAVQEFRATHNYRIRRGRRDDADGPVASAGSQIVPRAPADDEPGTLEELESAAETSRKVYESLLVVLAEAVQRQSAPVADSRVITAATRPLFRSNPGLRLTMPAGAVAGAGLFVMVGVAGLFLDGRARSRRQVRAATGRDCLGWIPARPAGRSGLRRRGLTEEARLCAGLAEGLQWTRLSLASANHAVPLRTIGLTAAGRTCGRTKALAAIELARLYTAAGARALVIDADSADPVLRESGTGEGIVADLRGFGTRASESWRTHVTALTDGCDVLPLAHELLPSPHWLGSPAMEALLTSLCDAYDVVIVDLPPVGRSAATVALAPLLDGVVLMTEWGRTPLRTLTEACEALEHARARILGTITTEVDLTAIDG
- the mutL gene encoding DNA mismatch repair endonuclease MutL, coding for MANPSSGLPSVRRLDPVLVDRIAAGEVVERPASAVKELVENAVDAGASSIAVTIAAGGRKLIRVVDDGGGMSAADLALAVERHATSKLPDGDLERIDTLGFRGEALPSIGAVARLAITSRVPGAETGHVIVVDAGEKGPVRPAAAQPGTRIEVTDLFAATPARLKFLKSDRAEATAVGEILRRLAVAHPQIRFTLTGEGSSSTGLVFPAETGPGSWLRRLVAVLGPEFGQNSAPLSLEREAFALDGHVGLPTFHRAAATHVHFVVNGRPVRDRLLLSAVRGAYADVMASDRHPVLALALTCDPALVDVNVHPAKTEVRFRDPGLVRGLIVSAIHEALRREGGRSSATVAARTLESLRPAQAPVPASMPLRPPASLFSRRDETAPSRQAGSGRPEAFERDFGGGFGADPASAPWQAREPDQAAYEGAPEGFGEGRQAHFSGDLALPSADQRVPAPEATPHPAERHPLGAARAQLHETYIVAQTRDGIVIVDQHAAHERLVYERLKRERAGGGIARQILLIPEVVELDPVEADRLADAADSLQDLGLVLEAFGHGAVLVREVPSALAGGSLRALLTDVVDALTEGGADPLARRLDAVLSRMSCHGSIRAGRRLRPEEMNALLREMEATPFSGQCNHGRPTYVELKLSDVERLFGRR
- a CDS encoding DapH/DapD/GlmU-related protein; the protein is MPITDVSLEEGASITHPDLVDLAGCRIGAGARIGPFVQIRSGSRIGARCKVSSHSVLGPAVELGEGVFVGHGVVIGDGGDQPTRIGPGASLGSRATVLPGVAIGRGAMIGAGAVVGGDVPDFALVIGVPGRVVGDARDRRGLEPHDPAGRLDEVSAG